One segment of Neobacillus endophyticus DNA contains the following:
- the neuC gene encoding UDP-N-acetylglucosamine 2-epimerase → MKKICIVTSTRAEYGLLKPLMVSLSKMKKIEVNIVVTGTHLSHEFGYTISEIESDGIPIDEKIEIIMGSDTPVSVSKSMGLALISFGEYFNRKKPDLLIVLGDRYEILAVCSAAVNFNIPIAHLHGGEITEGAIDEVIRHSISKMSYLHFTSSDVYRKRVIQLGEDPSRVFNVGALGVENILKTPLLNKYELEQSINFLLDKPYALVTFHPVTKENNTAFEQTEQLLNAIDSFKDIKFIFTKANADADGRVINKLIDNYVEKNRENSIAFTSLGQIRYLSAMKYSAFVMGNSSSGIIETPTFKIPCINIGDRQKGRIQATNIINCPPKKADIILAIKHALSPNFRLSLSNLNSPFGNGDTSEHILRIILQFLQCKNQNFKKKFYDISFEG, encoded by the coding sequence ATTTGTATAGTTACCTCTACAAGAGCAGAATATGGCCTTTTAAAACCATTAATGGTTAGTTTAAGTAAAATGAAGAAAATAGAAGTGAACATTGTAGTAACAGGTACACATCTTTCTCATGAATTTGGATATACAATTTCAGAGATTGAGAGTGATGGTATTCCTATTGATGAAAAAATTGAAATTATTATGGGTAGTGATACACCTGTATCAGTTTCTAAATCAATGGGACTTGCATTAATAAGCTTTGGGGAGTATTTTAATCGCAAAAAACCAGATCTTCTCATTGTATTGGGGGATAGGTATGAAATTTTAGCTGTTTGTAGTGCTGCTGTTAATTTTAATATTCCGATTGCACATTTACATGGCGGTGAAATTACCGAGGGTGCAATCGATGAAGTAATTAGACATTCAATATCCAAAATGAGTTATCTGCATTTCACTAGCTCGGATGTGTACCGTAAAAGGGTAATTCAACTCGGAGAAGACCCTAGTAGGGTTTTTAATGTTGGCGCACTGGGTGTTGAAAATATTTTAAAAACACCACTTTTAAATAAGTACGAACTGGAACAAAGTATTAATTTCTTGCTTGATAAGCCATATGCTCTAGTCACTTTTCACCCAGTTACTAAAGAAAATAATACAGCATTTGAGCAAACTGAACAGTTATTAAATGCCATTGATTCCTTTAAAGATATTAAGTTTATTTTTACAAAAGCCAATGCAGATGCTGATGGAAGAGTCATTAATAAGCTTATAGACAATTATGTTGAAAAAAATCGGGAAAATAGTATAGCATTTACGTCTTTGGGTCAAATCAGATATTTAAGCGCCATGAAATACAGTGCATTCGTAATGGGTAATTCATCAAGTGGTATTATTGAAACACCTACTTTTAAAATACCTTGCATAAATATTGGAGATAGACAAAAAGGACGTATTCAAGCAACAAATATTATAAACTGTCCTCCTAAAAAGGCGGATATAATCCTAGCAATAAAACATGCACTATCACCAAACTTTCGCTTGAGTTTATCAAATCTGAATTCACCCTTTGGAAATGGTGATACCTCAGAACACATTTTAAGAATAATTCTTCAATTTTTGCAATGCAAAAACCAAAATTTTAAAAAGAAATTTTATGATATAAGTTTTGAGGGATGA